The following proteins are co-located in the Dietzia timorensis genome:
- a CDS encoding VOC family protein, which translates to MDPRISLVTLAVADVARSRRFYLEGLGWKPEFEASDIFMVRAGEHLILSLWDRDRFQEEVGQISVGDGVAPLTLAHNVGTRGEVDEILRTARDVGAEPIAEAVEREWGGYSGYFGDPDGYRWEVAFAPGPVNDVVLPD; encoded by the coding sequence ATGGACCCTCGCATTTCTCTCGTGACTCTCGCTGTCGCGGACGTAGCCCGGTCCCGGCGTTTTTATCTGGAGGGGCTCGGTTGGAAACCGGAATTTGAAGCGTCGGACATTTTTATGGTCCGTGCGGGAGAGCACCTAATTTTGTCACTTTGGGATCGCGATCGATTCCAGGAGGAGGTTGGCCAGATTTCTGTTGGCGATGGTGTAGCGCCGCTTACCCTCGCGCACAACGTCGGTACGCGTGGTGAAGTCGATGAAATCTTGCGAACCGCACGGGACGTAGGAGCCGAACCGATCGCCGAGGCGGTCGAGAGGGAGTGGGGCGGATACAGCGGATACTTCGGTGATCCGGATGGGTACCGGTGGGAAGTTGCGTTCGCTCCCGGCCCGGTTAATGATGTCGTGCTCCCCGATTGA